The following are from one region of the Desmodus rotundus isolate HL8 unplaced genomic scaffold, HLdesRot8A.1 manual_scaffold_42, whole genome shotgun sequence genome:
- the LOC112300900 gene encoding testis-specific Y-encoded protein 2-like — protein MEAEASGAARGAPGSLLASAQEGGAVELRAEELCSAELGPGLDRVRRVLAAEATVAAGDGSVAAAGAEVRPDAGGGDEDVAGESQLGEDEEPEVRQSADLAEQWGEEQGPEGGLVAVQPFVAEGVDLTHVEQVWAADASLGPGGKVWLDLHVGRQEEVLAQEPSVEGEEGEVPRGPDGAGEWDQGQSIRGQLAAGEEFVLEGAGCPLEGQVVEEAEEESQAEAKGQGQGSGKQPRAGPGPRGPCSWSPLEALEALQLEMEPVNEQARRAFSRLQRRTWQRRQPHLELRSTLIQRLRGFWPEAFVNHPELSAMISDQDKSMLSFMIDLKVEKSKDHCKILLLFRRNPYFRNDVVVKEYVITLTGSRASYSTPIQWHKHYEREAYSRRHNNSSLNFFNWFSDHSLAGSGRIAEYICNDLWPNPLKYYGKKTEAGEETEKRTGEKALPGNAADGCQAITLVVASGSTEHTWDIPLVKRQRREDWGHRGHSVAQEDFGDVPVPLAQSCHPPSLLDICR, from the exons ATGGAGGCCGAGGCGAGTGGGGCGGCCCGGGGTGCCCCTGGCTCCCTGCTGGCGTCGGCGCAGGAAGGTGGTGCTGTGGAGCTGAGGGCAGAGGAGTTGTGCAGTGCAGAGTTGGGGCCCGGGCTGGACCGCGTGAGGCGGGTGTTGGCAGCTGAGGCAACAGTGGCGGCCGGGGATGGGAGCGTGGCAGCAGCAGGCGCGGAGGTGAGGCCAGATGCGGGGGGCGGGGACGAGGACGTGGCGGGCGAGTCGCAGCTGGGTGAGGATGAAGAGCCTGAGGTGAGGCAGAGCGCTGACCTGGCTGAGCAgtggggggaggagcaggggcccGAGGGTGGGTTGGTGGCTGTGCAGCCGTTTGTGGCAGAAGGGGTGGACCTCACGCACGTGGAGCAGGTTTGGGCGGCCGATGCAAGTTTGGGGCCAGGGGGAAAGGTCTGGCTAGATCTGCAtgtgggcaggcaggaggaggtgTTGGCCCAGGAGCCGtcggtggagggagaggagggtgaggTCCCACGGGGGCCCGACGGGGCCGGGGAGTGGGACCAGGGGCAGAGCATTCgggggcagctggcagctggggaggagttTGTGCTGGAGGGCGCGGGCTGCCCGCTGGAGGGGCAGGTGgtggaggaggcggaggaggagtCACAGGCGGAGGCAAAGGGACAGGGCCAGGGGTCAGGGAAGCAGCCgcgggcagggccaggccctcgTGGGCCCTGCAGCTGGTCCCCACTGGAGGCGCTAGAGGCGCTCCAGTTAGAGATGGAGCCCGTGAACGAGCAAGCCAGGAGGGCCTTCTCTCGGCTCCAGCGCAGGACTTGGCAGAGGCGACAGCCCCACCTGGAACTCAGGAGCACCCTTATCCAGCGGCTGCGTGGATTCTGGCCCGAAGCT TTTGTCAACCACCCTGAGTTGTCAGCCATGATCAGTGACCAAGACAAAAGCATGCTGAGCTTCATGATCGACTTGAAG GTGGAGAAGAGCAAGGATCACTGCAAGATCCTGCTGCTGTTTCGCAGGAACCCCTACTTCCGCAATGATGTGGTTGTCAAGGAGTATGTCATCACGCTCACAG GGTCTAGGGCGTCCTATTCCACTCCCATTCAGTGGCACAAGCATTACGAACGAGAGGCCTACAGTCGCAGGCACAACAACAGCAGCCTTAACTTCTTCAACTGGTTCTCTGACCACAGCTTGGCGGGCTCTGGCAGGATTGCGGAG TACATCTGTAACGACCTGTGGCCCAATCCACTGAAGTACTACGGGaagaagacagaggcaggagaggagaccGAGAAGAGGACAGGTGAGAAGGCATTGCCTGGTAACGCAGCAGACGGGTGCCAG GCCATCACGCTGGTGGTGGCATCAGGCTCCACAGAGCACACTTGGGACATCCCGCTAGTGAAAAGGCAGCGGCGTGAGGACTGGGGACACCGTGGGCACAGCGTGGCCCAAGAGGACTTTGGCGATGTGCCCGTGCCT CTGGCGCAGAGTTGTCACCCGCCCTCGCTCTTGGACATCTGCCGTTGA